The genomic segment CGACGGCGAGGCTCTCGCTAAGCGGCGCGCTGCGCGCGAACTCCACCAAGCTGACACCCGGAACGAAGCGGGTGACGAGGCAAGGCAGGCGCTCGCTCTGGGGGCTGAAAACGAAGTCGAGAACTTCGACCAGATTGGGGTGCGCAAGACCGCGTAAGGCTTCAAACTCCCTACGCAACACGTCCACGTGGTCAGCTCGACGGACTTGTTTGAGAACCACCTCTGCGCCGGACAAACGGTCGATAGCCAACCAGGCTTCGGCGATGTCCCCTTTGCTCAGGGACTGTTGGGTCTCATAACGCGGGTCCATACTGGCATCCCATGATACACCATGATACTGGTTGAGACAGTTTGAAGCAGAGCTGGTTGCCATGAGAAGCAGTCCGCCATCACCAGGAGTCGCCGCCAACACCGCTAAAACAGCGTTGATGGTGCGCGTTGCGTCGAGCGCTGGGGCAGGCGCGGCGGCGGCGCGTGATGGGATCGGTTCTTGCGAAGGTGCGACAGCCATGCCGAACTCCACCGCGCGCCCTCCGGCCACTCGCTGGGCAGGCTGGTGGCTAGCGGCTTCGCTGACACTGTTGGGTTGCAGCATCAGTCCACAGCCCGAACCACCAGCCGAGGCAACGCCCGGCTTTCAGCAGTCGCTCATCACCATCGAGACAACCGCGGACGGTCTGCGCGTCGCCGGTACGCCCGGCGCGGTCACTGGCACCGCAGCCCAGCTCCGCATTTACAATCTCGAAACAGCTGACACGCGGGCAGACGCTCCAGTCGCAGATGACGGCAGTTTCAGCATCGATTTGCCTGGCATTGCTGGGGATGACCTGCGCTTGCAGGCGCGTAGCGACCTGGGGATTTCTGAGCCGCTGGATATCACCGGCGTGGGTGTTGCACAGAACGTCGTCACCCCCCTCGGGGACTGTCTCACCATCAAACCACGCGCTGAGGTGGACTTCGGTGCGGTCAGCATCAGCGACTTCGACGTACATGAGGTCGAGATGGTGAACGAGTGTGCCCAGGACGTATCGCTCTACGGCTTGGGACAGCTGATGGGTTCTCCTGGCTTCAGCTTCATCGTCTCGGCGGATCTCACGATCCCCCAGGGCGCGTCGCGCTCCTTCGGCATCGCGTTCGCGCCGGGCCGTCAGGGAGAACACGAAGACGTCGTCATCCTGAGTTTCGAGAATGACACCGAGCGTCGTCCGATCACCATGCGCGGCAACGGCATTCCCTAATCGCCAATACTCGGCACTCGCTCTGGCTATCCGTTGCGAGTTGCAAGCCCCCGGCCGGATGACGTAACGGAGTGGGTGATGAAGACGCGTTGGTGGTTGCTCTTGGGTCTGGTCTCCGCTTGCGGAGGCGGACGCAGCGAGCCGGGGCTGGACGGGATTGATTGTGGTCCAGGAACCGAGCTGCAGGATGGCTTCTGCGTCCCGAGCAACGGCGGGGCCGCTGGCTCGACCAACGGCGGAACCGGCAACTTTGGTGGCTCCACCACTGGCGGTAGCGCGAACGGCGGCGCTCCCAACGGCGGCAACGCTGGCACCGTGAACGGCGGAAGTGCTGGCACCGCGGCGAGCGGTGGGAGCGCAGGCTCCGGTGCGAACGGCGGTAATGCAGGTTCTGCAGGCGACGCCGGTTCCGCGGGGAACGCAGGGAATGGCGGCAACGGTGGCAACGGCGGCAACGCGGGCAGCGCCGGGAGCGGTGGCAACGCGGGGAGCGCTGGGAACGGCGGCAACGCGGGCAGCAGCGGTAGCGCGGGCAACGGGGGTGTCGGCGGCAGCAGCGGTAGCAGCGGTAGCGGCGGCTCGGGTGGCAATTGCGACAGTGCGACCACGGACTGCGACGGCGACGGCTGGTTGGTCGCGGACGGCGACTGCTGCGACAAGGCGGGTGGCTGCAGTACCACTCCGGAGCTCGTCAACCCGGGTGCCATCGAGTACATCGGCAACGCCGTTGACGACGACTGTGACGGGCTCTTCGACGAGGTAGATCCTCCCTGTGATCCGACGGTCACCGACACCAACTCGGCCGAGCCGCTCGACTACGCCCGCGCCATGGACCTGTGTCAGTTCACTCAGGAGACGATGCCCCTGCCGGAGCGCAAGTGGGGCGTGATCAGCGCTAAGCTCACCTTGGCCAACGGATCAGGCACGCCGAACCCACGCGCCCGTGCGATCCATGAGCAGTTTGGGGACAATCTCTTCCCCATCCGCGGTCAGCGCTTCGCGGTCCTCAGCACGGGCGCCGCCGCGGACCCGAACGACACGGCTCCGGCGTTTCAGCCCTTCCAGCCCGGCGTCGAGAACCAGAAGCAGAGCCAGTTCCCCTCCGATTGGTATGCCGCGAACGGCAACAGCCTGCCGAACTCTCCCGGGTGCCCGGAACCGCAGGGAAACAGAGCGATGGACCCAGTGATGTTGACGCTGCGCATGCGCGTACCCAGCAACGCGCGGTCATTCAGCTTCAATCAGCTGTTCTTGAGCTCGGAGTTTCCGGAGTACGTGTGCAGCGAGTTCAACGACTTCGTTGTCGCCCTGGTTGACTCCAAGGCGACCAGCAACCCCGCTGACAAGAACCTGGCGGTGTACATCGCGCCAAGTTTTCAGCGCTTCCCCATCGGGGTGAACCTCTCCACTGGTACGAACCTGTTCAGCGTCTGCGACGCTGGCCCCACAGGTTGCGAGAGTGGCGTAGCTGGAATGGCGAGCTGCATCTCCGGACCGAACCTGCTGACGGGTACCGGCTTCGACGTAGTGGATGGTGGCTGTGGAACGCCGCCCAACTCCAGCGATCTGGCTGGTGGTGGTACGGGCTGGTTGACCACCGCAGGCAACGTAGTGCCTGGCGAGGTCATGGAGCTGCGGATCGCGATCTGGGACACCAGCGACGCGTTCTACGACTCCCTCGTGCTGCTCGACAACTGGCTGTGGAACCTGTCTCCCGCCAGTCCCGGAACTAACTGACTCACTCAGTCGTTTGGCCCATTGCCTTAGGTTTCTGGGACACGGCTCGGGGCTTTGGCCCATTGCCTCGGGTTCGAAACAACGGCGACGGTGCGCCTCTTACCCCAAGGAGAGACCTTGGAGTTCGAGCGGCAGCGTGGCGCGCGACAAGCGGGCTGTTCCGGTACCGACATAGTCGGTCGAGACAGCTTTGCCGCGGGGAGCGATTCCCCGCGGCAAATTCTCTCGATGACTAGAGTCGATTGTAGAGCACAGAGTCCGCGAGACCCATGGGCTCCTTGTTGCAGCTGACTGTGGCGGTGACTTCCTGACCGGGTGCTACGGTCACGTTGTTCAAGGTTTTGAACTTGGTCACGCCATTGCACACCGCCTGCGTCTGTACTCTCCGGAAAGTCTGCGTGACGTCGCTGTGATTCGTTAGGGACGTCACGTACCAGTTGCCGCGGCTGGCTGACTCCTTGCGATGACCTGCGAGCGTCACTTGATTCCCTACGACGACTCCCGAAAATCGCAGATCTGCTTCAGTATCAGCGATCCTTACGGAGTAGGGAGACCCGGTCGTCGTGGAATATCCGTTGAACGTGCCGCTGGAGCGAATCCCGGCGAGGGACGCCACGACATGGGTAGTCCGCACCGTGCGATGGTCATTGCAGGCATACGAAAGACTGCGGCTCGCTCCGGGCGCAAGCTTGAGGTTCACGACGGAGCGGTACACATTCGGCTCGTTTAGGCAGTAAACGGTGATGTCCATCACCGGGACAGTGACGGTCGCGTTGCTGCGATTCGTCACGGTCGTCTGACCGGACGTCGCTGAGCGCGTGGCCGAGTACACCAACCCGTTTGGCGTGTGCACCACCTCTTCGCGGCCCTCCACATCGGCGACCAGCTCGATGGAGCTGGGCACCAGAACGTCGCCGTTTTCCAATTCGTCAGACGTCTCGCTGACACTCGAGTCGTCGTATTCCTCACCTGCATCGGCAACGCAGGCCGACAGTGCACACATCAGCCCAGCCAGAGACATCATTCGCAGTCCGTTCATTTTCGCGTGTTCCGTTCTTGTTTTGGTTCCACGACTTTCGGGTCTGAACCAGCCGATTGGCCCCGCTTT from the Polyangiaceae bacterium genome contains:
- a CDS encoding choice-of-anchor L domain-containing protein: MKTRWWLLLGLVSACGGGRSEPGLDGIDCGPGTELQDGFCVPSNGGAAGSTNGGTGNFGGSTTGGSANGGAPNGGNAGTVNGGSAGTAASGGSAGSGANGGNAGSAGDAGSAGNAGNGGNGGNGGNAGSAGSGGNAGSAGNGGNAGSSGSAGNGGVGGSSGSSGSGGSGGNCDSATTDCDGDGWLVADGDCCDKAGGCSTTPELVNPGAIEYIGNAVDDDCDGLFDEVDPPCDPTVTDTNSAEPLDYARAMDLCQFTQETMPLPERKWGVISAKLTLANGSGTPNPRARAIHEQFGDNLFPIRGQRFAVLSTGAAADPNDTAPAFQPFQPGVENQKQSQFPSDWYAANGNSLPNSPGCPEPQGNRAMDPVMLTLRMRVPSNARSFSFNQLFLSSEFPEYVCSEFNDFVVALVDSKATSNPADKNLAVYIAPSFQRFPIGVNLSTGTNLFSVCDAGPTGCESGVAGMASCISGPNLLTGTGFDVVDGGCGTPPNSSDLAGGGTGWLTTAGNVVPGEVMELRIAIWDTSDAFYDSLVLLDNWLWNLSPASPGTN